Proteins found in one Streptomyces sp. NBC_00461 genomic segment:
- the sepX gene encoding divisome protein SepX/GlpR: MSSSGLIYAVIVGAWAAYLVPMWLRRQDELNEARPTERFSTAIRLLSGRAGMERRYAKDLRARSTEEEEPSARRPDAVTDSVDVRAFAMPPARPQVRAEARAEAPAQAPGHPKPAREQVEAPAPAAAPAPVRKRAPAPRRTPSEEAAAARARRTKVLARRRRTTVMLFIAFTLGAIVAAVGGLAFLWAPGVPAVLLSGYIAYLRSQERRRFAYQMDRRHAEAAAQRLRERSRQPRRRAAAAEVDADEPDEGPEQETDPGLSALAADRRALVEQTDHAEWVDQQRERQRRPGHGDSWDPVPVPLPTYVTAPVAPRATAEVDLGAPDAWSSARSSSVARDQEAQAGSDAEHRDAAAPGESAPEEERADGDGRCDARRAASARRARERGRTPLFDQYEEGDRPRAANE; this comes from the coding sequence GTGAGCAGCAGCGGCCTCATCTACGCAGTCATTGTCGGGGCCTGGGCCGCCTACTTGGTGCCGATGTGGCTCCGTAGGCAGGACGAGCTGAACGAGGCCCGTCCGACGGAACGCTTCAGCACCGCCATCCGGCTGCTGTCCGGACGGGCGGGCATGGAGCGCCGATACGCCAAGGACCTGCGGGCGCGCTCCACCGAAGAGGAGGAGCCCAGCGCCCGTCGTCCGGACGCCGTCACCGACTCGGTGGACGTCCGGGCCTTCGCCATGCCTCCGGCCCGCCCGCAGGTACGCGCCGAGGCGCGAGCGGAGGCACCGGCGCAGGCGCCAGGACATCCGAAACCGGCACGTGAACAGGTGGAAGCACCGGCGCCCGCAGCGGCCCCCGCGCCTGTACGGAAGCGGGCACCCGCCCCCCGGCGCACGCCCTCGGAGGAAGCGGCCGCAGCGCGTGCCCGGCGTACCAAGGTGCTCGCGCGCCGTCGGCGTACCACCGTGATGCTCTTCATCGCGTTCACGCTCGGCGCGATCGTCGCCGCGGTCGGAGGGCTCGCGTTCCTCTGGGCGCCCGGCGTGCCCGCCGTACTGCTCAGCGGCTACATCGCGTACCTGCGCTCCCAGGAGCGACGCCGTTTCGCCTACCAGATGGACCGGCGCCACGCCGAGGCCGCCGCACAGCGGCTCCGGGAGCGCTCGCGCCAGCCGCGCCGGCGCGCTGCCGCCGCCGAGGTGGACGCCGACGAACCGGACGAGGGACCAGAGCAGGAAACCGACCCCGGGCTGTCCGCGCTCGCCGCCGACCGCCGCGCCCTCGTCGAGCAGACCGACCACGCCGAGTGGGTCGACCAGCAGCGCGAGCGGCAGCGACGGCCAGGGCACGGCGACAGCTGGGACCCGGTGCCGGTGCCGCTGCCGACGTACGTGACCGCGCCGGTCGCGCCGCGGGCCACCGCGGAGGTGGACCTCGGGGCCCCCGACGCGTGGAGCTCGGCCCGGTCGAGTTCCGTCGCCCGGGACCAGGAGGCACAGGCGGGCTCCGACGCCGAGCACCGGGACGCCGCGGCGCCGGGCGAGTCGGCCCCCGAGGAGGAGAGGGCGGACGGCGACGGGCGCTGTGACGCCCGCCGTGCGGCTTCCGCTCGGCGGGCGCGGGAGCGCGGTCGTACACCGCTGTTCGATCAGTACGAGGAAGGCGACCGGCCGCGGGCCGCCAACGAGTAG
- a CDS encoding GNAT family N-acetyltransferase, with protein MLTDGDIVLRPIKLRDQRAWREVNRRNRDWLRPWEATIPPPTPSGPIAHRPTYRQMVRHLRSEANSGRMLPFVIEYQGRLVGQLTVAGITWGSMCSGHIGYWVDESVAGRGVMPTAVALVVDHCFRAVGLHRIEVCIRPENGPSRRVVEKLGFREEGLRPRYLHIDGAWRDHLVFALTAEEVPDGLLSRWQRARTRGNPA; from the coding sequence GTGCTGACGGACGGAGACATCGTCCTCAGGCCGATAAAGCTGCGCGACCAGCGGGCCTGGCGCGAGGTCAACCGGCGCAACCGGGACTGGCTGCGCCCCTGGGAGGCGACGATTCCGCCGCCCACGCCGAGCGGGCCGATCGCGCACCGGCCGACCTACCGTCAGATGGTCCGCCACCTTCGGTCCGAGGCCAACTCCGGCCGGATGCTGCCGTTCGTCATCGAGTACCAGGGGCGGCTGGTCGGGCAGTTGACGGTCGCGGGAATCACCTGGGGTTCGATGTGCTCGGGCCACATCGGTTACTGGGTGGACGAGTCGGTGGCCGGTCGCGGAGTGATGCCGACGGCCGTGGCACTCGTCGTGGACCACTGTTTCCGGGCCGTCGGTCTGCACCGCATCGAGGTCTGCATTCGACCCGAGAACGGACCCAGCCGCCGGGTCGTGGAGAAACTCGGATTCCGCGAGGAGGGTCTCAGGCCGCGTTATCTCCACATCGACGGAGCCTGGCGCGACCACCTGGTCTTCGCGCTGACCGCGGAAGAGGTGCCGGACGGGCTGCTGAGCCGCTGGCAGCGGGCACGTACGCGGGGGAATCCCGCATAG
- a CDS encoding MogA/MoaB family molybdenum cofactor biosynthesis protein has translation MTYRALVVTASNRAASGVYEDKGGPRVAAGLEGLGFAVDGPRVVADGDPVEAALRAGAEAGYDVIVTTGGTGISPTDRTPEATSAVIDYEVPGIAEAIRAFGREKVPTAALSRGLAGVAGGTLIVNLPGSTGGVKDGLAVLEPLLVHAVDQIRGGDHPRPGVTTGGAS, from the coding sequence ATGACGTACCGAGCTCTGGTGGTCACCGCCTCCAACAGGGCGGCCTCAGGCGTCTACGAGGACAAGGGCGGCCCACGGGTCGCCGCCGGCCTCGAAGGTCTCGGCTTCGCCGTCGACGGTCCGCGGGTCGTCGCCGACGGCGACCCCGTGGAGGCCGCGCTGCGTGCGGGTGCCGAGGCGGGGTACGACGTGATCGTGACCACCGGCGGCACCGGCATCTCACCCACCGACCGCACACCCGAAGCGACGAGCGCGGTGATCGACTACGAGGTGCCGGGCATCGCGGAGGCCATCAGGGCGTTCGGACGGGAGAAGGTGCCCACCGCCGCGCTCTCCCGGGGCCTGGCCGGAGTGGCGGGAGGGACGCTGATCGTCAATCTGCCGGGTTCCACCGGCGGGGTGAAGGACGGACTGGCCGTCCTTGAACCCCTGCTGGTGCACGCCGTCGACCAGATTCGCGGCGGCGACCACCCCAGACCCGGCGTCACCACTGGGGGTGCGAGCTGA
- the moaC gene encoding cyclic pyranopterin monophosphate synthase MoaC, with translation MNTQDRLTHIDDAGAARMVDVSGKDVTARTARASGRVLVSPRVVELLRGEGVPKGDALATARIAGIMGAKRTPDLIPLCHPLSVSGVKLDLSVADDAVEILATVKTTDRTGVEMEALTAVSVAALTVIDMVKAVDKGAVITDVRVEEKTGGKSGDWSRA, from the coding sequence ATGAACACGCAGGACCGACTGACGCACATCGACGACGCGGGCGCCGCCCGTATGGTCGACGTGTCCGGCAAGGACGTCACCGCGCGCACCGCCCGCGCAAGCGGCCGCGTCCTCGTCTCACCCCGAGTGGTCGAGCTGCTGCGCGGCGAGGGGGTCCCCAAGGGCGACGCCCTGGCCACCGCGCGCATCGCGGGCATCATGGGCGCCAAGCGCACCCCGGACCTCATCCCGCTCTGCCACCCGTTGTCGGTGTCCGGTGTGAAACTGGATCTGTCGGTCGCGGACGACGCCGTGGAGATCCTCGCCACGGTGAAGACCACGGACCGCACGGGCGTCGAGATGGAGGCCCTCACCGCGGTCTCCGTCGCCGCGCTCACCGTGATCGACATGGTCAAGGCGGTCGACAAGGGAGCGGTCATCACGGACGTACGGGTGGAGGAGAAGACCGGCGGCAAGTCGGGCGACTGGAGCCGGGCATGA
- the glp gene encoding molybdotransferase-like divisome protein Glp → MSSAAPRATGQDHLWSVDEHLEDILATVRPLDPIELNLMDAQGCVLVEDVTVPLSLPPFDNSSMDGYAVRVADVAGASEEFPAVLDVVGDVAAGQADLLQVGPGQAARIMTGAPLPPGAETVVPVEWTDGGLGEGPVSGMRARALAPEGAEGHVHVYRPAEARAHVRAKGSDVRSGDRALEAGTVLGPPQIALLAAIGRGTVRVRPRPRVVVMSTGSELVQPDEELGSGQIYDSNSFALTACARDAGAIAYRVGAVPDEAETLRSTIEDQLVRADLMVTTGGVSVGAYDVVKEALSYVGDEDEAGSGIDFRKIAMQPGKPQGFGTIGPEHTPLLALPGNPVSSYVSFELFVRPAIRTLMGLDDVHRPRTRATLTTGKALTSPKGRRQFLRGTYADGSVTPVGGAGSHLVAALALADALIVVPEDVESVEPGTEVEVVLLG, encoded by the coding sequence TTGAGCAGCGCCGCGCCCCGCGCCACCGGCCAGGACCACCTCTGGTCGGTGGACGAGCACCTGGAGGACATCCTCGCGACCGTCCGCCCCCTGGATCCCATCGAGTTGAACCTCATGGACGCACAGGGCTGCGTCCTGGTCGAGGACGTCACGGTGCCGCTCTCGCTGCCGCCGTTCGACAACAGCTCCATGGACGGGTACGCGGTGCGGGTCGCGGATGTCGCGGGCGCGAGCGAGGAGTTCCCGGCCGTCCTGGACGTCGTCGGGGACGTCGCGGCGGGCCAGGCCGACCTGCTTCAGGTGGGCCCCGGCCAGGCCGCCCGCATCATGACCGGCGCCCCGCTCCCGCCCGGCGCCGAGACCGTCGTCCCCGTCGAGTGGACCGACGGAGGCCTCGGCGAGGGCCCGGTGTCCGGCATGCGCGCCCGGGCCCTGGCCCCCGAGGGCGCCGAGGGCCACGTGCACGTCTACCGCCCGGCCGAGGCACGCGCGCACGTGCGCGCGAAGGGCAGCGACGTGAGGTCCGGGGACCGCGCCCTCGAAGCCGGCACCGTCCTCGGACCGCCCCAGATCGCCCTGCTCGCCGCGATCGGCCGCGGCACGGTCCGCGTGCGCCCGCGCCCGCGCGTAGTCGTCATGTCCACCGGCAGCGAACTCGTCCAGCCCGACGAGGAACTGGGCAGCGGCCAGATCTACGACTCCAACAGCTTCGCCCTCACGGCCTGCGCCCGCGACGCCGGCGCCATCGCCTACCGCGTCGGCGCGGTCCCGGACGAGGCCGAGACCCTCCGCTCCACCATCGAGGACCAGCTCGTCCGCGCCGACCTCATGGTCACGACCGGCGGCGTGAGCGTCGGGGCGTACGACGTCGTCAAGGAGGCACTCTCGTACGTCGGTGACGAGGACGAGGCGGGCAGCGGCATCGACTTCCGCAAGATCGCCATGCAGCCCGGCAAGCCCCAGGGCTTCGGCACCATCGGCCCCGAGCACACCCCGCTGCTGGCGCTCCCCGGCAACCCGGTGTCGTCGTACGTCTCCTTCGAGCTGTTCGTCCGCCCCGCGATCCGCACCCTCATGGGGCTCGACGACGTCCACCGGCCGCGCACCCGCGCGACCCTGACCACCGGCAAGGCGCTGACCTCGCCGAAGGGCCGCAGACAGTTCCTGCGCGGGACGTACGCCGACGGCTCCGTGACTCCGGTCGGCGGCGCCGGATCACACCTGGTCGCGGCCCTCGCGCTCGCCGACGCGCTGATCGTCGTCCCCGAGGACGTGGAGTCGGTCGAGCCCGGCACCGAGGTCGAGGTCGTCCTGCTCGGCTGA
- the galU gene encoding UTP--glucose-1-phosphate uridylyltransferase GalU, which yields MTQSHPRISKAVIPAAGLGTRFLPATKATPKEMLPVVDKPAIQYVVEEAVSAGLDDVLMITGRNKRPLEDHFDRNYELESALQKKGDASRLAKVQESSDLATMHYVRQGDPRGLGHAVLCAAPHVGHEPFAVLLGDDLIDPRDPLLARMVEVQEQRGGSVIALMEVAPAQIHLYGCAAVEATEDGDVVKVTGMVEKPDAADAPSNYAIIGRYVLDPHVFDILRETEPGRGGEIQLTDALQQLAQDEKVGGPVHGVVFKGRRYDTGDRGDYLRAIVRLACEREDLGPDFRTWLRSYVAEEM from the coding sequence ATGACCCAGTCGCACCCAAGGATCAGTAAGGCTGTCATCCCCGCAGCAGGCCTCGGCACCCGGTTCCTGCCGGCCACCAAGGCCACTCCCAAGGAGATGCTGCCGGTCGTCGACAAGCCGGCGATCCAGTACGTGGTCGAGGAGGCCGTGTCCGCGGGCCTCGACGACGTCCTCATGATCACGGGCCGCAACAAGCGCCCCCTTGAGGACCACTTCGACCGCAACTACGAGCTCGAGTCCGCCCTCCAGAAGAAGGGCGACGCGAGCCGGCTCGCCAAGGTCCAGGAGTCCAGCGACCTCGCGACCATGCACTACGTGCGACAGGGCGACCCCCGGGGTCTGGGTCACGCCGTGCTGTGCGCCGCCCCGCACGTCGGCCACGAGCCCTTCGCCGTCCTGCTCGGCGACGACCTGATCGACCCGCGCGACCCGCTGCTCGCGCGCATGGTGGAGGTCCAGGAACAGCGCGGCGGCAGCGTCATCGCGCTCATGGAGGTCGCGCCGGCGCAGATCCACCTCTACGGATGCGCGGCCGTCGAGGCCACCGAGGACGGCGACGTCGTCAAGGTGACCGGCATGGTCGAGAAGCCGGACGCGGCGGACGCCCCCTCGAACTACGCCATCATCGGCCGCTACGTCCTCGACCCGCACGTCTTCGACATCCTGCGCGAGACCGAGCCGGGCCGCGGCGGCGAGATCCAGCTCACCGACGCCCTCCAGCAGCTCGCGCAGGACGAGAAGGTCGGCGGCCCGGTGCACGGAGTCGTCTTCAAGGGCCGCCGCTATGACACCGGCGACCGCGGTGACTATCTGCGTGCCATTGTCAGACTCGCGTGCGAACGTGAAGACCTGGGCCCGGACTTCCGGACCTGGCTTCGCAGTTACGTAGCCGAGGAGATGTAG
- a CDS encoding 5-formyltetrahydrofolate cyclo-ligase has protein sequence MSHLGRAAEPDKRMLRQGFLTVRNRLTADDLREAATALAERALRLPELAQARTVAAYVSVGSEPGTLTLLDALRARGVRVLLPALLPDNDLDWGAYDGEGSLARVQHGRKMALFEPAGERLGPDAVTGADVVLLPGLAVDARGMRLGRGGGSYDRVLARLERAGSHPALVVLLYDSEVVEHVPEEAHDRPVQAVVTPSGVRRFGSG, from the coding sequence ATGAGTCACCTCGGACGTGCGGCCGAGCCTGACAAGCGAATGTTGCGGCAAGGGTTCCTCACGGTGAGAAACAGATTGACGGCCGATGACCTGCGGGAGGCCGCGACCGCGCTGGCCGAGCGCGCGCTCCGGCTGCCCGAACTGGCGCAGGCCCGCACGGTGGCGGCGTACGTCTCCGTAGGCAGTGAGCCGGGGACGCTCACGCTGCTGGACGCGCTGCGCGCGCGGGGCGTGCGCGTGCTGCTCCCCGCGCTCCTCCCGGACAACGACCTCGACTGGGGCGCGTACGACGGAGAGGGCTCCCTCGCACGGGTCCAACACGGCAGGAAAATGGCCCTCTTCGAGCCGGCCGGGGAGCGCCTGGGCCCGGACGCCGTGACCGGGGCGGACGTCGTGCTGCTGCCCGGGCTCGCGGTCGACGCGCGCGGGATGCGGCTGGGGCGCGGCGGAGGGTCGTACGACCGTGTCCTCGCGCGTCTGGAGCGCGCGGGTTCACATCCCGCGTTGGTGGTGCTGCTGTACGACTCGGAGGTCGTCGAGCACGTACCGGAGGAGGCGCACGACCGGCCGGTACAGGCGGTGGTGACGCCTTCGGGCGTGCGCCGCTTCGGGAGCGGCTGA
- a CDS encoding penicillin acylase family protein, protein MPPNTTATTGDKPGKSGRKKGRKARLVVLVLVLAIIGGIAYGAYWSISTVRASFPQTKGSITLDGLSGPVDVKRDGNGIPQIYASSDADLFMAQGYVQAQDRFYEMDVRRHMTSGRLSEMFGKGQVKNDEFLRTLGWDRVAKKEYDTKLSASTKKYLQAYAKGVNAYLQGKDGKDISLEYAALGFTNDYKPSQWTPVDSVSWLKAMAWDLRGNMQDEIDRALMTSRLGPKQIADLYPDYPYSRNKAIVQEGQYNALTKTFEQNGGTSGSGTSTSGTAGTSSTSTGSALQSQLSGLYNVLDDVPTAVGVNGQGIGSNSWVVAGSHTITGHPLLANDPHLSASLPSVWYQMGLHCRTVSSKCQYDVTGYTFAGMPGVVIGHNQDIAWGMTNSGVDVTDLYLEKLSGDGYLYDGTVKPLTTREETIKVAGGAAKKIIVRQTADGMPLLSDRDDELVKVGRKAAVDTAAPDRGDGYGIALRWTALAPGTSMDAVFAMDKASNWSQFRSASKLFDVPSQNLVYADKDNIGYTLPGKIPTRAKKDDGSIPAPGWDSGYKWTGYIPQDALPYEYNPKRGYIVTANQAVVDPDKYPYTLTTDWGYGTRSQRITDLIESKIKGGGKVSTDDMRQMQLDNSSEIAKLLVPKLLKIDLKDKDVRQAQELLEGWDYTQDADSAAAAYFNAVWRNVLKLAFGNKLPKELRVEGQCLWVDPVSTTGPADDTKKVRECGQRDADQAQPDGGDRWFEVVRTLMNDKKSDWWTTPKSLTRPGADDNRDDLLARAMIDARWELTAKLGKDIDSWSWGRLHRLFLKNQTLGTDGPGFLKYILNRGPWKLSGGEATVNATGWNAAGGYGVVWVPSMRMVVNLGDLDKSKWINLTGASGHAYSAHYTDQTSKWVKGELLDWNFTDKAVDKDTSDTLVLKP, encoded by the coding sequence ATGCCCCCCAACACCACCGCCACAACGGGTGACAAGCCCGGCAAGTCCGGCAGGAAGAAGGGGCGCAAAGCCCGATTGGTCGTGCTGGTCCTGGTCCTGGCCATCATCGGCGGCATCGCCTACGGGGCGTACTGGTCCATCAGCACCGTCCGGGCGTCGTTCCCGCAGACGAAGGGATCGATCACTCTCGACGGCCTGTCAGGCCCCGTCGACGTCAAGCGCGACGGCAACGGCATCCCGCAGATCTACGCCTCCTCCGACGCGGACCTGTTCATGGCGCAGGGCTACGTCCAGGCGCAGGACCGGTTCTACGAGATGGACGTGCGCCGCCACATGACCTCCGGGCGCCTGTCGGAGATGTTCGGCAAGGGCCAGGTCAAGAACGACGAGTTCCTGCGGACCCTGGGCTGGGACCGCGTCGCGAAGAAGGAGTACGACACCAAACTGTCGGCCTCCACCAAGAAGTACCTCCAGGCCTACGCCAAGGGAGTCAACGCCTACCTGCAGGGCAAGGACGGCAAGGACATCTCCCTGGAGTACGCGGCACTGGGCTTCACCAACGACTACAAGCCCTCGCAGTGGACCCCCGTCGACTCGGTCTCGTGGCTGAAGGCGATGGCCTGGGACCTGCGCGGCAACATGCAGGACGAGATCGACCGCGCCCTGATGACCAGCCGGCTCGGCCCCAAGCAGATCGCCGACCTGTACCCGGACTACCCCTACAGCCGCAACAAGGCGATCGTCCAGGAGGGCCAGTACAACGCCCTCACCAAGACGTTCGAGCAGAACGGCGGCACGTCCGGCAGTGGCACGTCCACCAGCGGCACGGCGGGCACGTCCTCGACGTCGACGGGCTCGGCCCTGCAGAGCCAGCTATCGGGTCTCTACAACGTCCTGGACGACGTGCCCACGGCCGTCGGCGTGAACGGCCAGGGCATCGGCTCCAACTCCTGGGTCGTCGCCGGAAGCCACACCATCACCGGCCACCCGCTGCTGGCCAACGACCCGCACCTGTCGGCCTCGCTGCCGTCCGTCTGGTACCAGATGGGCCTGCACTGCCGCACCGTCTCCAGCAAGTGCCAGTACGACGTCACCGGCTACACCTTCGCGGGCATGCCCGGCGTGGTCATCGGCCACAACCAGGACATCGCCTGGGGCATGACCAACTCCGGTGTCGACGTCACCGACCTCTACCTGGAGAAGCTCAGCGGCGACGGGTACCTGTACGACGGCACCGTCAAGCCCCTCACCACGCGCGAGGAGACCATCAAGGTCGCCGGCGGCGCAGCCAAGAAGATCATCGTCCGCCAGACCGCAGACGGCATGCCGCTGCTGTCCGACCGGGACGACGAGCTGGTCAAGGTCGGCAGGAAGGCAGCCGTCGACACGGCCGCGCCCGACCGCGGCGACGGCTACGGCATCGCGCTGCGCTGGACCGCGCTCGCCCCCGGCACCTCCATGGACGCCGTCTTCGCGATGGACAAGGCCTCGAACTGGAGCCAATTCCGCTCCGCGTCCAAGCTGTTCGACGTGCCCTCGCAGAACCTCGTCTACGCCGACAAGGACAACATCGGCTACACACTGCCCGGGAAGATCCCCACGCGCGCGAAGAAGGACGACGGCTCCATCCCCGCGCCCGGCTGGGACTCCGGCTACAAGTGGACCGGGTACATCCCTCAGGACGCGCTGCCCTACGAGTACAACCCGAAGCGCGGCTACATCGTCACCGCCAACCAGGCCGTGGTCGACCCGGACAAGTACCCCTACACGCTCACCACGGACTGGGGCTACGGCACCCGGAGCCAGCGCATCACCGACCTGATCGAGTCGAAGATCAAGGGCGGCGGCAAGGTCTCCACCGACGACATGCGCCAGATGCAGCTGGACAACAGCAGCGAGATCGCCAAGCTGCTCGTCCCCAAGCTGCTGAAGATCGACCTCAAGGACAAGGACGTCCGCCAGGCTCAGGAACTGCTGGAGGGCTGGGACTACACCCAGGACGCCGACTCGGCGGCCGCGGCCTACTTCAACGCGGTCTGGCGCAACGTCCTCAAGCTCGCCTTCGGCAACAAACTGCCCAAGGAACTGCGGGTCGAGGGCCAGTGCCTGTGGGTCGATCCCGTCAGCACCACCGGGCCCGCGGACGACACGAAGAAGGTCCGTGAGTGCGGCCAGCGCGACGCCGACCAGGCACAGCCGGACGGCGGCGACCGCTGGTTCGAGGTCGTGCGCACCCTCATGAACGACAAGAAGAGCGACTGGTGGACCACGCCCAAGTCGCTCACCCGGCCGGGCGCGGACGACAACCGTGACGATCTGTTGGCGCGCGCCATGATCGACGCCCGCTGGGAGCTGACCGCCAAGCTCGGCAAGGACATCGACTCCTGGAGCTGGGGCCGGCTGCACCGCCTGTTCCTGAAGAACCAGACCCTCGGCACCGACGGCCCCGGTTTCCTGAAGTACATCCTCAACCGCGGTCCCTGGAAGCTCAGCGGCGGCGAGGCGACGGTCAACGCCACCGGCTGGAACGCCGCCGGCGGCTACGGCGTCGTGTGGGTGCCGTCGATGCGCATGGTGGTCAACCTCGGCGACCTCGACAAGTCGAAGTGGATCAACCTCACCGGCGCCTCGGGGCACGCCTACAGCGCTCACTACACCGACCAGACGAGCAAGTGGGTCAAGGGCGAGCTGCTCGACTGGAACTTCACGGACAAGGCCGTGGACAAGGACACGAGCGACACCCTCGTACTGAAGCCGTGA
- a CDS encoding potassium/proton antiporter, with the protein MRVSQGRERPLTVHHLNQLLLVCSLVLLVAVAAVRISSRSGLPSLLVYLGIGIAMGQDGIGDVRFDNAELTQVIGYAALVVILAEGGLSTKWKEIRPALPAASALALVGVAVSVGVTATAAHYLIGLEWRQALIIGAVVSSTDAAAVFSVLRKLPLPSRVTGTLEAESGFNDAPVVILVVAFSTAGPVEHWYALLGEITLELAIGAAIGLAVGWLGSWGLRHVALPASGLYPIAVMAIAVTAYAGGALAHGSGFLGVYLASMVMGNAKLPHWPATRGFADGLGWIAQIGMFVLLGLLVTPHELGDDVWPALVIGLVLTMVARPLGVVLCLTPFRVPWQEQTLMSWAGLRGAVPIILATIPMVQGVDASRRIFNIVFVLVVVYTLIQGPTLPWLARTLRLGEDNEAADLGVESAPLERLRGHLLSVAIPEGSKMHGVEVNELRLPAGAAVTLVVREGKSFVPLPTTVLRHGDELLVVATDPVRDAAERRLRAVGHGGKLAGWLGTNGAGSGR; encoded by the coding sequence ATGCGCGTGAGCCAGGGAAGGGAACGGCCGCTGACTGTCCACCATCTCAACCAGCTTCTGCTCGTCTGCTCGCTCGTCCTGCTCGTCGCCGTGGCAGCGGTCCGGATCTCCTCGCGCAGCGGGCTCCCCAGCCTGCTCGTGTACCTGGGGATCGGCATCGCCATGGGGCAGGACGGCATCGGCGACGTCCGCTTCGACAATGCCGAACTCACCCAGGTCATCGGATACGCGGCCCTCGTCGTGATCCTGGCCGAGGGTGGCCTGAGCACGAAGTGGAAGGAGATCAGGCCCGCCCTGCCGGCCGCGTCCGCGCTGGCGCTGGTCGGCGTCGCGGTGAGCGTCGGGGTGACGGCCACGGCCGCCCACTACCTGATCGGGCTGGAGTGGCGTCAGGCGCTCATCATCGGTGCGGTCGTCTCCTCGACGGATGCGGCGGCGGTCTTCTCGGTCCTGCGGAAGCTCCCCCTGCCCTCGCGCGTGACGGGCACCCTGGAGGCCGAGTCCGGTTTCAACGACGCACCCGTGGTCATCCTGGTCGTCGCCTTCTCCACTGCGGGCCCGGTCGAGCACTGGTACGCACTGCTGGGCGAGATAACGCTGGAGCTGGCCATCGGCGCGGCCATCGGCCTCGCGGTGGGCTGGCTCGGCTCCTGGGGCCTCAGGCACGTGGCGCTGCCCGCCTCCGGCCTCTACCCGATCGCCGTCATGGCGATCGCGGTCACGGCGTACGCGGGCGGCGCGCTGGCGCACGGCAGCGGGTTCCTGGGCGTCTACCTCGCCTCGATGGTGATGGGCAACGCGAAGCTGCCCCACTGGCCCGCGACGCGCGGATTCGCCGACGGGCTCGGCTGGATCGCCCAGATCGGCATGTTCGTCCTGCTCGGCCTCCTGGTCACTCCGCACGAGCTCGGCGACGACGTGTGGCCCGCGCTCGTCATCGGCCTGGTGCTGACGATGGTGGCGCGGCCGCTGGGCGTGGTGCTGTGCCTGACGCCGTTCCGGGTGCCCTGGCAGGAGCAGACCCTGATGTCGTGGGCCGGGCTGCGCGGCGCCGTCCCCATCATTCTCGCGACGATCCCGATGGTGCAGGGCGTGGACGCCAGCCGCCGCATCTTCAACATCGTCTTCGTCCTGGTCGTCGTCTACACCCTGATCCAGGGGCCGACGCTGCCGTGGCTCGCCCGCACGCTGCGCCTGGGCGAGGACAACGAGGCCGCCGACCTCGGCGTCGAGTCCGCTCCTCTGGAGCGGCTGCGCGGGCACCTGCTGTCGGTTGCGATCCCCGAGGGCTCGAAGATGCACGGCGTCGAGGTCAACGAGCTGCGACTGCCGGCCGGGGCCGCAGTCACCCTCGTCGTACGCGAAGGAAAATCGTTTGTCCCGCTGCCCACGACGGTCCTGCGGCACGGCGACGAGCTGCTCGTCGTCGCCACGGATCCGGTGCGGGACGCGGCGGAGCGGCGACTGCGCGCCGTGGGCCACGGCGGCAAGCTGGCCGGATGGCTCGGGACGAACGGGGCCGGGTCGGGGCGCTGA